One segment of Chloracidobacterium sp. DNA contains the following:
- a CDS encoding SPOR domain-containing protein yields the protein MTTKPDIMTMGSTLVSVLLLWLTAAVGYGQGRTHTVQVASVNDETVARETVADYRARGATAYYVKVELPQGTFYRVRVGRFATPAEAQRYARAIGVRDAFITIYDGPADAPLMRAPITPIKAPEPSSNNAASSTQPGTKSSPLPPPVLVIKPKGKPTPPTMPASSPSVAPPETAPAAADRDSDSDAGPGAVAAAPTPLPRQEMPRRKALSAQLLLDVVASPVAPEEAVSLPDPSPWVRLTTPTRADLHCAYFISRDIGWVGGRRGVLLHTEDGGRRWVEQVTGTRANVTGLFFLNAKTGWAAVGGSYGLDPRVDGAEPAVLFTNDGGTVWRPLAELDVRALWFVSEQVGYAVGNYSAVFRTTDGGATWIACDGIQRAVVRPEGLPDAVLTFTHVQFLDERRGWVAGNFFGRGVVRPAGVFFTEDGGATWTRCPIPFAATTADITSMRFIDARRGFVVSELYRGDARFVTLHLTNDGGATWSERRMAVPGFHVTHFLDERTGWTMGALLARDGSAPPYEVGIWVTHDGGRTWREEKTLAGTQIYAAFFLDAQTGWAVGQGGTVLRYRP from the coding sequence ATGACCACAAAACCAGACATTATGACGATGGGAAGCACCTTGGTCAGTGTGCTGTTGCTCTGGCTGACGGCCGCCGTCGGCTACGGGCAGGGACGTACGCACACGGTTCAGGTTGCATCGGTCAATGATGAAACGGTCGCCCGCGAGACGGTCGCCGACTATCGGGCGCGCGGCGCGACAGCGTACTACGTGAAGGTTGAATTGCCGCAGGGAACGTTCTACCGGGTGCGGGTCGGGCGCTTCGCCACGCCGGCTGAGGCTCAACGCTACGCGCGAGCGATTGGTGTCCGCGACGCCTTCATCACGATTTACGACGGCCCGGCGGATGCGCCATTGATGCGCGCGCCAATCACACCGATCAAAGCGCCGGAACCGTCATCCAACAACGCCGCTTCGTCCACACAGCCAGGAACCAAATCCTCGCCGCTCCCACCGCCTGTGCTGGTCATTAAGCCGAAGGGTAAACCGACGCCGCCGACCATGCCTGCCTCATCGCCATCTGTGGCGCCGCCGGAAACCGCGCCGGCGGCCGCCGACCGCGACTCGGACAGTGACGCCGGTCCAGGAGCGGTTGCCGCTGCGCCTACTCCGCTCCCACGCCAGGAGATGCCACGGCGAAAGGCGCTGTCGGCGCAGTTACTGCTAGATGTTGTAGCGTCGCCTGTCGCACCGGAAGAGGCGGTGTCGCTCCCCGATCCTTCGCCGTGGGTGCGCTTGACAACCCCAACGCGCGCCGATCTCCACTGCGCCTACTTCATCAGTCGGGACATCGGCTGGGTGGGCGGCCGGCGGGGTGTTCTGCTGCACACGGAAGACGGCGGCCGCCGGTGGGTTGAGCAAGTGACGGGGACGCGAGCGAATGTGACGGGCTTATTCTTCCTGAACGCCAAAACCGGTTGGGCGGCGGTCGGCGGCAGCTATGGACTTGACCCGCGTGTGGATGGTGCGGAGCCGGCCGTGCTCTTCACCAACGACGGTGGAACGGTGTGGCGGCCGCTGGCCGAGCTTGACGTGCGGGCGTTGTGGTTCGTCAGCGAACAAGTCGGCTACGCTGTGGGGAACTACAGTGCGGTGTTCCGTACAACGGACGGCGGCGCTACTTGGATCGCCTGCGACGGCATCCAGCGCGCCGTCGTTCGACCGGAGGGGTTGCCGGACGCCGTGCTGACGTTTACGCATGTCCAGTTTCTCGACGAGCGGCGTGGGTGGGTGGCGGGTAACTTCTTTGGGCGCGGCGTCGTGCGGCCGGCCGGCGTGTTTTTCACAGAAGATGGCGGTGCCACATGGACGCGCTGCCCGATTCCCTTCGCGGCGACGACGGCGGACATCACCTCGATGCGGTTTATTGATGCCCGACGCGGCTTTGTCGTTTCGGAGTTGTACCGTGGCGATGCGCGGTTCGTCACGCTACATCTGACGAATGATGGCGGCGCGACGTGGAGCGAGCGCCGGATGGCGGTGCCCGGCTTTCACGTCACGCACTTTCTCGACGAGCGGACGGGCTGGACAATGGGCGCGCTGCTGGCGCGGGATGGGTCGGCTCCGCCCTATGAAGTCGGCATCTGGGTGACGCACGACGGCGGCCGGACGTGGCGCGAAGAGAAAACCTTGGCCGGGACGCAAATCTACGCCGCGTTTTTCCTTGACGCGCAAACCGGTTGGGCGGTCGGTCAAGGTGGAACGGTGTTGCGCTACCGCCCCTAA
- a CDS encoding NADH-quinone oxidoreductase subunit N — MPVHPDINYSAVLPEICLAATGLGVMLYDAFAQGSRRWAGPLVLAGVLAAAYGVWRWTNLPPGASFNGMLITDPMRTAFALLFLFVTALAVLLAMPMFDGRARNGGEYFALLTFGTVGMLLVGGAGDLAMLFLGIEILSIASYALAGFRRSDLRSNEASVKYFILGSFATGFLLYGMALIYGATRTTNLTTIRLVIQNGGLTSESLLLTGAALMLVGLCFKAAAAPFHFWAPDVYHGAPTPVTAFMAAGSKAVAFVALLRVFGGLFPSEVFSLHRTWALMLAVVSVLSMVIGNAVAIVQDDIKRMLAYSSIAHAGYALLGVLVGNWKATWFYLIGYAATTLGAFAVVTYVARADDDRTNIADYAGLGGQATGAAVALAVCLLALGGLPLTAGFMGKFVLFREVWQGGYAWLVIMAVLNSAASLYYYLRPVVTMFFGEGRSSEDELPEPPWPLTTALALALAAVLYIGIVPEPILAGLNREPSAGKTALPPVER, encoded by the coding sequence ATGCCTGTCCATCCAGACATCAACTATAGCGCAGTTCTTCCGGAGATTTGTCTGGCGGCGACGGGTCTCGGCGTCATGCTGTACGACGCTTTTGCTCAGGGAAGCCGGCGGTGGGCCGGACCGCTGGTGTTGGCTGGCGTCTTGGCGGCGGCGTACGGCGTATGGCGCTGGACTAACCTACCGCCCGGTGCGAGTTTCAACGGCATGCTCATCACCGACCCGATGCGCACGGCGTTTGCTTTGCTGTTTTTGTTCGTAACGGCGCTGGCGGTGCTGCTGGCGATGCCAATGTTTGACGGCCGAGCGCGCAACGGCGGCGAGTACTTCGCGCTCCTGACGTTTGGGACGGTCGGCATGCTGTTGGTCGGCGGGGCGGGCGATCTCGCCATGCTGTTTCTGGGGATTGAAATTCTTTCAATCGCCTCGTATGCCTTAGCCGGCTTTCGACGCAGCGACCTGCGGTCAAACGAAGCGTCCGTCAAGTATTTCATCTTAGGCTCGTTTGCGACGGGTTTCCTGCTGTATGGCATGGCGTTGATCTACGGCGCGACCCGTACGACCAACCTGACGACCATCCGGTTGGTTATCCAGAACGGCGGGTTGACTTCGGAAAGTTTGCTGTTGACAGGTGCAGCTCTGATGCTGGTCGGGCTGTGTTTCAAAGCCGCCGCTGCGCCGTTTCATTTTTGGGCGCCGGATGTTTACCACGGAGCGCCGACGCCGGTGACGGCCTTCATGGCGGCCGGCTCAAAGGCGGTGGCGTTTGTCGCCTTACTGCGGGTGTTCGGCGGACTGTTTCCGTCTGAGGTTTTTTCGCTCCATCGAACGTGGGCGCTCATGCTTGCCGTCGTGTCCGTCCTCTCAATGGTGATTGGCAACGCTGTCGCCATTGTGCAAGACGACATCAAGCGCATGCTGGCTTATTCCTCAATTGCGCATGCGGGATATGCGCTGTTGGGTGTTCTGGTTGGGAACTGGAAGGCGACATGGTTTTATCTGATCGGTTACGCGGCAACGACATTGGGCGCGTTTGCAGTGGTGACGTACGTGGCGCGCGCGGACGACGACCGGACGAATATTGCCGACTACGCTGGACTTGGCGGGCAAGCGACGGGGGCGGCCGTTGCGTTGGCCGTCTGCCTGCTGGCGTTGGGCGGTCTGCCGCTAACGGCGGGTTTTATGGGGAAGTTCGTGCTGTTTCGGGAAGTTTGGCAGGGCGGCTACGCATGGTTGGTGATCATGGCCGTGCTCAACAGCGCAGCGTCGTTGTACTACTACTTGCGACCTGTCGTGACGATGTTTTTCGGGGAAGGCCGGTCGTCGGAAGACGAACTGCCGGAACCGCCCTGGCCGCTGACGACAGCGCTGGCGCTAGCGCTGGCGGCGGTGCTCTATATCGGCATTGTTCCGGAACCGATTCTCGCTGGGCTCAACCGTGAGCCGAGCGCCGGCAAAACTGCACTACCGCCTGTCGAGCGGTAA
- the era gene encoding GTPase Era, translating to MMLQTPVEQSSAEATTVRSGFVAVIGRPNAGKSTLVNYLVGEKIAAVSNKPQTTRTRILGIVTRPEGQVVLVDTPGIHKPGYRLNKRMMQAVFDALATVDVVLLLRDASVSTGNGDRFVLNLVKQSGRPALLALNKIDRFKDKRRLLTLIDFYRHEHDFVDYIPISALTGDGTDTLINCLLKHLPVAPPPFAEDDLTDQTERTLAAEFLREQLLRRLSDELPFVTAVTVEKWEERADGGLNLACVILVERQSQRAIVLGRGGLRLRDMAAAARAEIEAMLGRKVFLEIFVKVEPHWRNNERCLDELGIH from the coding sequence ATGATGCTGCAGACGCCCGTTGAACAATCCTCGGCTGAAGCCACAACTGTGCGGAGCGGTTTTGTCGCGGTTATCGGCCGTCCCAATGCAGGTAAATCTACGCTTGTTAACTACTTGGTTGGTGAAAAGATTGCTGCTGTTTCAAACAAGCCGCAGACGACGCGCACCCGCATTTTGGGGATTGTCACGCGCCCGGAAGGACAAGTTGTTCTTGTGGACACCCCTGGTATTCACAAGCCCGGATACCGCCTCAACAAACGGATGATGCAGGCGGTGTTTGACGCACTGGCGACGGTAGATGTTGTCCTGTTACTGCGCGATGCGTCGGTATCAACCGGCAATGGCGACCGCTTCGTACTCAATCTGGTCAAACAGTCAGGCCGGCCGGCTCTTCTAGCGCTCAATAAAATTGACCGCTTCAAGGACAAGCGCAGGTTGCTTACTCTGATTGACTTCTATCGTCACGAACATGACTTCGTAGATTACATACCGATTTCGGCGCTGACAGGCGACGGAACGGACACCCTAATCAACTGCTTGCTCAAACACTTGCCGGTAGCGCCGCCACCCTTTGCTGAAGACGATTTGACCGATCAAACCGAACGCACATTGGCGGCGGAATTCCTGCGTGAGCAGCTCTTACGGCGTCTATCGGACGAACTACCGTTTGTTACCGCCGTCACTGTCGAGAAATGGGAGGAACGCGCCGATGGGGGTCTCAACTTGGCGTGCGTTATCCTTGTTGAGCGCCAATCGCAACGGGCCATTGTTCTAGGGCGCGGTGGGTTGCGTCTGCGGGATATGGCGGCGGCCGCCCGCGCCGAGATCGAGGCCATGCTGGGACGCAAGGTGTTTCTTGAGATTTTTGTCAAGGTCGAACCCCACTGGCGCAACAATGAACGGTGCTTAGATGAACTGGGCATCCACTAA
- a CDS encoding HEAT repeat domain-containing protein — translation MATPMHPLLSIATRSDGQARGLCPALAMYLSCVNCPFVAACPYKTRLGDFGLEAAAQERQERERARQLIAVLGDEQASDAQRRQAADEAADWLASDPALSPHVRGGLAVALGDYGDIRAFEPLVATLGDLRLSENYAVLREDAALTLGELNDARAQEPLTQWLTDWRPGVRFACVVALGKLGASEAIPALHRLREVRIGDDFGQLNEQVHEMCLHALALLGDASVRPALENLLTAERRVALSRAEIVFALGELGDVASLPALRALHNSDIGEGLRAYTTVALGRLGQDVGADLHPLLSAADEDLAFHAARALATLGDPEAVEPLILRGLTSRRGYIRRLAVSALRPFEAHPVVQAALKAYAEQEPVATLRAAVNSRFA, via the coding sequence ATGGCGACGCCCATGCATCCACTGTTATCCATCGCAACCCGTTCCGACGGGCAGGCGCGCGGTTTATGCCCTGCGCTAGCCATGTATCTGTCTTGTGTAAACTGCCCCTTTGTCGCGGCCTGTCCATACAAGACGCGCCTTGGTGATTTCGGCCTAGAAGCCGCCGCTCAAGAGCGACAGGAACGCGAACGTGCCCGCCAGCTCATAGCAGTCCTTGGCGATGAGCAGGCTTCAGATGCTCAACGCCGGCAGGCCGCCGATGAAGCGGCGGACTGGTTGGCATCTGACCCGGCTCTGTCGCCTCACGTGCGCGGCGGACTGGCGGTAGCGCTTGGCGACTACGGCGACATTCGGGCGTTCGAGCCGCTTGTGGCGACCTTAGGCGACCTGCGACTGAGCGAAAATTACGCCGTCCTGCGAGAAGACGCCGCGCTGACCCTTGGCGAACTCAACGATGCGCGCGCCCAAGAACCACTGACACAATGGCTGACTGACTGGCGTCCGGGCGTCCGCTTCGCATGCGTCGTCGCCCTAGGTAAACTCGGTGCGTCGGAAGCCATTCCAGCCCTGCATCGCCTCCGCGAGGTCCGTATTGGAGATGACTTCGGGCAACTCAATGAGCAAGTTCACGAAATGTGTCTTCACGCCCTAGCTCTGCTGGGTGACGCCAGCGTGCGTCCCGCGCTGGAGAACCTGCTCACAGCGGAACGGCGGGTGGCGCTATCGCGCGCTGAAATCGTCTTTGCCCTTGGTGAGTTGGGTGATGTCGCCAGCCTTCCGGCGCTAAGAGCACTCCACAACAGTGACATTGGCGAAGGGCTGCGCGCTTACACAACCGTGGCGTTGGGGCGGCTTGGACAAGATGTCGGTGCTGACCTGCACCCGCTTCTGTCCGCCGCCGATGAAGACTTAGCTTTTCACGCGGCGCGGGCGTTGGCGACGCTTGGTGATCCAGAAGCCGTTGAACCGCTCATTTTGCGCGGCCTCACTTCGCGACGCGGCTACATACGGCGGTTGGCTGTGTCGGCGCTGCGGCCATTTGAAGCACACCCAGTTGTGCAGGCGGCGCTCAAAGCGTACGCCGAGCAAGAACCGGTGGCGACGCTGCGGGCGGCAGTGAACAGTCGCTTTGCTTGA
- the surE gene encoding 5'/3'-nucleotidase SurE translates to MPLILVTNDDSIYASGLRALVECLQPLGEVMVVAPAGEHSGCSRAVTLGRPLRVRKQRERDGWYAVEGTPTDCVILALHWLLKGRPRPDLVVSGINRGANLGDSVTYSGTVAGALEGAVNGIPSLAFSLVSHTEFDYTYAADFAQRLTRRVLRSGLPKNTLLNVNIPPGPIRGYRFTRTGTKLLCTNIEERIDPRGRPYYWIGTETDGRDEAPDVDYAAIADGLVAITPLRNDLTDRNALAQLKSWEAEDL, encoded by the coding sequence ATGCCGCTGATTCTCGTAACGAATGATGACAGCATTTACGCTTCGGGTTTGCGGGCGCTTGTGGAATGCCTTCAACCACTAGGGGAGGTCATGGTCGTTGCTCCGGCTGGTGAACACAGTGGCTGCTCCCGCGCTGTGACACTGGGACGGCCGTTACGTGTCCGCAAGCAGCGTGAGCGGGACGGCTGGTACGCCGTTGAAGGCACGCCGACCGATTGCGTGATCCTTGCCTTACACTGGCTTCTGAAAGGGCGACCGCGCCCGGACCTTGTGGTTTCCGGCATCAATCGCGGCGCCAACCTAGGCGACAGCGTCACGTATTCTGGGACGGTCGCTGGCGCCCTTGAAGGGGCAGTCAACGGCATTCCCAGTTTGGCGTTCTCGCTGGTGTCACACACCGAGTTTGACTACACATACGCCGCCGACTTTGCCCAGCGGTTGACGCGCAGGGTGCTGCGTTCAGGGCTTCCCAAAAACACCCTGCTTAACGTCAACATTCCGCCTGGCCCAATTCGGGGTTATCGCTTCACGCGCACGGGAACCAAGCTCCTCTGCACCAACATTGAAGAACGGATTGACCCGCGTGGCCGGCCCTACTACTGGATTGGGACAGAAACCGACGGACGCGACGAAGCGCCGGATGTGGATTACGCCGCCATCGCTGACGGTCTGGTGGCCATCACGCCGTTGCGCAACGATCTGACCGACCGCAACGCGCTCGCCCAACTCAAAAGCTGGGAAGCGGAAGACCTCTGA
- the sixA gene encoding phosphohistidine phosphatase SixA: MRHGIAHELGADGSRSDAERTLTNEGRANTRAAARAMARLELDIDAIWTSPLARARQTAEIVAETLQKTQLMEEMAELALGGGPERVVGALTRLSRGTGVLLVGHEPDLSRLVAYLVWGGLDADHVAFKKGGLCRVDCPFGLRPGKAVLRWLLTPKQLRLLASA, translated from the coding sequence ATGCGACATGGCATTGCGCATGAACTCGGAGCCGACGGCTCGCGTTCAGATGCAGAGCGTACCTTGACCAACGAAGGCCGCGCCAATACTCGCGCCGCCGCCCGCGCCATGGCGCGGCTGGAGTTGGACATTGACGCGATTTGGACTAGCCCGCTGGCGCGTGCGCGTCAGACGGCGGAGATTGTTGCGGAAACACTGCAAAAGACCCAACTGATGGAGGAAATGGCAGAACTAGCGTTGGGAGGCGGGCCGGAACGGGTAGTTGGCGCATTGACACGCCTTAGTCGCGGGACAGGCGTGCTGCTAGTCGGTCATGAGCCTGATCTCAGTCGGTTGGTCGCTTATTTGGTCTGGGGTGGTCTGGATGCCGACCACGTCGCCTTCAAGAAGGGAGGACTCTGCCGGGTGGATTGTCCGTTCGGGTTGCGTCCGGGGAAAGCCGTCCTGCGTTGGTTGCTGACGCCAAAACAGCTTCGGTTATTGGCGTCGGCGTAA
- a CDS encoding ABC transporter permease: protein MQLLLENLRLAIANVWANKLRSLLTVLGVLVGTATVIAVSSVMTGVKDRTAKLAAQVGPEVLYVSRFDSIGPRFSRLTPEERQRKPLTEEDAAAVAALPSVRAATPQLVVGSFGPSATQYRLRYKGQEATRPIAFGVWANYPEVRWLNLRIGRFFTPEEHDRKLDVAVLGPVAAQQLFGDQNPLGEMVEFEGRLYRVIGVVEKGPTGIFGDTPEDRQIIIPYANLAQRYPELLRERGITIIAHAREGRLEAMRDEITELLRRRRRVRPDQPDNFGVSTPDAIFATFDSITSVLGVIAVSLASVSLLVGGIGVMNIMLVSVTERTKEIGTRRAIGARRRDVLVQFLVEAVVLSVIGGALGIGIGMGLSTALTTFAPSIPSLVPLWSVGAGFGISVAVGLLSGFLPALRAAQLDPAEALRYE, encoded by the coding sequence GTGCAACTGCTGCTAGAAAACTTGCGGCTGGCAATTGCGAACGTCTGGGCCAACAAACTGCGGTCACTGTTGACGGTGTTAGGGGTGCTGGTTGGAACGGCGACGGTGATTGCTGTGTCATCCGTGATGACTGGCGTCAAGGACCGGACAGCAAAGCTGGCGGCGCAGGTCGGCCCGGAAGTCCTCTACGTGAGTCGGTTTGACTCCATCGGCCCGCGCTTTTCACGCCTGACGCCGGAGGAGCGCCAGCGCAAGCCTCTAACAGAGGAAGACGCGGCGGCCGTCGCCGCGCTACCGTCAGTGCGGGCGGCGACGCCGCAGTTGGTGGTGGGGAGCTTCGGCCCGAGCGCGACGCAATATCGCTTGAGGTACAAAGGGCAGGAGGCGACGCGCCCGATTGCGTTTGGCGTCTGGGCAAATTACCCGGAAGTGCGGTGGCTGAACCTGCGCATAGGGCGCTTTTTCACCCCCGAAGAGCATGACCGGAAGCTGGACGTAGCGGTGCTTGGTCCTGTCGCCGCTCAGCAGTTGTTCGGCGACCAGAATCCGTTGGGCGAAATGGTGGAGTTTGAGGGGCGTCTGTACCGCGTCATTGGCGTCGTCGAGAAAGGCCCGACGGGTATTTTCGGCGACACGCCGGAGGATCGGCAAATCATCATTCCTTATGCGAACTTGGCGCAGCGATACCCGGAACTGCTGCGCGAGCGCGGGATTACAATCATCGCGCACGCCCGTGAAGGTCGGCTGGAGGCGATGCGGGACGAAATTACGGAACTGCTGCGCCGGCGGCGGCGGGTGCGACCGGATCAGCCGGACAATTTCGGCGTCAGTACGCCGGACGCCATCTTCGCCACCTTTGACAGCATCACATCGGTCTTGGGTGTCATCGCGGTGTCGTTGGCGTCAGTCAGCCTGCTGGTCGGCGGCATTGGCGTTATGAACATCATGCTGGTGTCGGTGACCGAGCGGACGAAGGAAATTGGGACACGCCGCGCTATCGGTGCACGGCGACGCGATGTGTTAGTGCAGTTTTTAGTTGAGGCCGTGGTGCTTTCGGTCATCGGCGGGGCGTTAGGGATTGGCATTGGCATGGGATTGAGTACGGCGTTGACGACATTTGCGCCGAGTATCCCCTCGCTAGTGCCACTCTGGTCGGTCGGCGCAGGGTTCGGTATTTCGGTGGCGGTCGGGCTGCTATCGGGTTTTTTACCGGCGCTGCGCGCCGCACAGCTCGATCCGGCCGAAGCGCTGCGGTATGAGTAG
- a CDS encoding 50S ribosomal protein L11 methyltransferase: MRFYYVVSVAVPPDAADAVGEILWQAGAQGLETPAETATATTLRAAFPVAPHAAELWAALTRTLAAFGYPAESLHSFLIDQQPYEDWLAKWKADWQVQPVGRRWLVVPPWRRAEAQARPDWAARIRLTIEPGMAFGTGTHETTRACLLLLEDLPTPPQTVLDVGTGTGILVIAAAKLFPQARCEACDTDPEAVAIAAENARLNDVGERIRWLVGSAADYPKSDFDLVLANLTAEVIISLTPDLARTLRPGGKLITAGVLADRREGVITALNSVGLIVVAERTDGEWWTGLAQSPGS; the protein is encoded by the coding sequence ATGCGCTTCTATTACGTAGTGTCCGTCGCCGTCCCTCCTGACGCCGCCGACGCTGTTGGTGAAATTCTCTGGCAAGCCGGCGCACAGGGACTCGAAACACCGGCTGAGACGGCGACCGCTACGACCTTGCGGGCTGCGTTCCCAGTTGCTCCCCACGCTGCAGAGCTTTGGGCGGCGCTGACGCGAACACTGGCGGCTTTCGGTTATCCAGCTGAGTCGCTGCACAGCTTTTTGATTGACCAACAGCCGTACGAGGATTGGTTGGCGAAGTGGAAAGCGGACTGGCAGGTACAGCCTGTTGGGCGGCGTTGGCTAGTTGTTCCACCGTGGCGCCGCGCCGAAGCGCAGGCGCGACCCGACTGGGCGGCGCGGATTCGTCTCACCATTGAACCCGGCATGGCCTTTGGGACGGGTACGCACGAAACAACGCGCGCCTGCTTGCTGTTGTTGGAAGACCTGCCAACGCCGCCGCAAACCGTCTTGGATGTTGGTACGGGAACAGGCATCCTTGTTATCGCTGCCGCTAAGTTGTTTCCACAGGCGCGCTGTGAAGCGTGTGACACCGACCCTGAAGCCGTCGCCATTGCCGCTGAAAACGCACGCCTCAATGACGTCGGCGAACGGATTCGCTGGCTGGTGGGGAGCGCGGCGGACTATCCGAAAAGCGACTTCGACCTTGTGTTAGCCAATCTGACGGCGGAGGTCATCATATCGCTGACGCCGGACTTGGCGCGAACGCTACGTCCCGGTGGAAAACTGATCACGGCCGGCGTCTTGGCCGACCGTCGAGAAGGCGTCATCACTGCCCTGAACTCTGTCGGCCTTATTGTTGTCGCCGAACGCACTGACGGCGAATGGTGGACCGGGCTGGCGCAATCACCCGGTTCATAA